The following proteins are co-located in the Dyadobacter chenwenxiniae genome:
- a CDS encoding sugar phosphate isomerase/epimerase family protein: MSQTLPFRFGSEVYTWFMSNNGQTHQGRLGHMIEVIAKAGFTGIQPIFTWMGDLIDPDKLEAKLDEQGIELAALALALDWNEAEETEREREVADHAIRVLQRFPGAVLNTVQIPTGRHDLAERQKRLVNIVNTVSRRAADKGVPCSYHPNSPHTSIIRTAEDYKIVLEGLDASVTGWTPDVGHIINGDMDPLAKMKEYQSLINHVHFKDWDGNPEFTLMGKGKVDLLGVTQWLKDINYTGWIICEDEGKEALEDPDFVTTHDGSWIQNELIPALR; this comes from the coding sequence ATGTCTCAAACACTTCCATTTCGCTTCGGATCAGAGGTTTACACCTGGTTTATGAGCAACAACGGTCAAACGCATCAAGGTCGGCTGGGCCATATGATTGAAGTGATAGCCAAAGCCGGGTTTACCGGAATTCAGCCCATTTTCACCTGGATGGGGGATTTGATCGATCCTGATAAGCTGGAAGCAAAGCTGGATGAACAAGGCATTGAGCTGGCTGCGTTGGCCTTAGCATTGGATTGGAATGAAGCTGAGGAAACCGAGCGCGAGCGCGAAGTGGCGGATCATGCGATCAGAGTCTTACAACGTTTTCCAGGTGCTGTTTTAAATACGGTCCAAATTCCAACAGGCCGTCACGATCTGGCTGAGCGTCAAAAAAGGCTTGTTAACATTGTAAATACGGTTTCAAGACGCGCCGCAGATAAAGGCGTTCCGTGCAGTTACCACCCCAATTCACCGCACACATCCATTATCCGCACAGCAGAAGATTATAAGATTGTGCTGGAAGGACTGGACGCATCGGTTACAGGCTGGACACCAGACGTCGGTCATATTATCAACGGCGATATGGACCCATTGGCCAAAATGAAAGAATATCAGTCGCTCATTAACCACGTCCATTTCAAAGACTGGGACGGAAATCCTGAATTTACATTAATGGGCAAAGGGAAAGTGGATCTTTTGGGTGTAACCCAATGGCTGAAAGATATTAATTACACCGGCTGGATCATTTGTGAAGACGAAGGAAAAGAAGCATTGGAAGATCCCGACTTCGTCACAACACACGACGGAAGCTGGATCCAGAACGAGCTTATTCCGGCATTGAGGTGA
- a CDS encoding alpha/beta fold hydrolase: MPTIKTNGINMYYEERGSGEPLLLIMGITAPGAVWNVHVADWKHHFRCIIGDNRGVGQTDKPAGAYTSEQMADDYAGLLDSLELENVNVVGCSMGSTIAQQLAIRHPEKVKSLVLMCPWARCDAYAKGLFQHIMNSKARFRPEEFSLYIQLLIFSKSSWDDPRKHEELELGRKQDAVNPHPQPLHGLEGQAAACINHNALADLEKINQPTLVIGGREDIFTPVWMAEEVANGIPNAELFLYDKLGHAFHFENTDDFNLRVRDFLSKTH; the protein is encoded by the coding sequence ATGCCAACGATAAAAACCAACGGAATAAACATGTACTACGAAGAAAGAGGTTCCGGTGAGCCGCTTTTGCTGATCATGGGCATCACGGCGCCCGGGGCAGTCTGGAATGTGCATGTGGCCGACTGGAAACATCATTTTCGCTGCATTATCGGCGATAATAGAGGGGTAGGACAGACGGACAAGCCAGCAGGCGCATACACAAGCGAGCAAATGGCCGACGATTATGCAGGTTTACTGGATTCCCTTGAACTTGAAAATGTAAATGTTGTAGGTTGTTCAATGGGCAGCACGATTGCCCAGCAACTCGCGATCCGGCATCCTGAAAAAGTGAAATCACTGGTGTTAATGTGCCCCTGGGCACGCTGCGACGCTTACGCGAAAGGATTATTCCAGCATATCATGAACAGCAAAGCGAGGTTCAGGCCGGAGGAATTTAGCTTATATATTCAATTATTGATCTTTTCAAAATCATCGTGGGACGATCCCAGAAAGCACGAAGAACTTGAATTGGGCAGAAAGCAGGACGCCGTAAATCCTCATCCGCAGCCCTTACACGGACTGGAAGGGCAGGCCGCGGCATGTATCAATCACAATGCGCTGGCTGATTTGGAGAAAATCAATCAACCTACATTGGTCATAGGAGGACGGGAGGATATTTTCACACCCGTTTGGATGGCGGAGGAAGTCGCAAACGGCATTCCGAACGCTGAGCTTTTCCTTTACGACAAGCTCGGACATGCTTTTCACTTCGAAAACACGGATGATTTCAACCTGAGAGTGAGGGATTTTCTATCAAAAACACATTAA
- a CDS encoding aldose 1-epimerase family protein → MESAEHINQDQPADWKNKVSNHAQIGGIETSILDNGAGRGTRIAWINTGAGLRFKVVIDRAMDIAEAFYNQHSLAWLSHGGITYPQPFSDKGIDWLRTFGGGLLTTCGLTHVGGPESDKFGDRGLHGLISNSPAEIVSIIQPDVRAGKLEMSITGIIRETKPFGPSLELRRTISATLGQPGLRIHDEVTNKGNTPSPHMLLYHFNFGWPLADDGTDILWRGKWHPRHGEENARIFKEGNNFKKCPAPLDDHLGSGEEVALIDIEADIFGDSVCGLYNAKIGLAVGLKFKKEQLPWMANWQHWGKGEYVTGLEPSTHPLSGQAKAREDKTLIFIAPEETKVYDLELNVMTEKEAIDEFVLNVNVA, encoded by the coding sequence ATGGAAAGTGCGGAGCATATAAATCAGGACCAGCCAGCAGACTGGAAAAACAAAGTATCCAATCACGCTCAGATAGGCGGAATCGAAACGTCCATTCTCGACAATGGCGCCGGAAGAGGAACACGGATTGCCTGGATCAATACAGGAGCCGGATTACGTTTCAAAGTGGTGATTGACAGGGCGATGGATATTGCAGAAGCGTTTTATAATCAGCATAGTCTGGCCTGGCTGAGCCACGGAGGCATCACCTATCCGCAGCCGTTTTCCGACAAAGGCATTGATTGGTTACGCACATTCGGAGGCGGTTTGCTTACAACTTGCGGCCTTACGCACGTGGGCGGGCCTGAGTCCGACAAGTTTGGTGACAGAGGCTTGCACGGATTGATCAGCAATTCACCGGCAGAAATCGTTTCCATTATTCAACCTGACGTGAGGGCCGGGAAGCTGGAAATGAGCATTACAGGCATTATCAGGGAAACAAAACCATTCGGGCCCAGTCTGGAACTCAGAAGAACCATTTCAGCAACACTGGGACAACCCGGACTTCGCATTCACGACGAAGTAACCAATAAAGGCAACACGCCATCGCCTCATATGCTTTTGTATCATTTCAATTTCGGCTGGCCGCTGGCTGACGATGGAACAGATATTCTGTGGAGAGGCAAATGGCATCCGAGGCACGGAGAAGAAAATGCCAGGATTTTCAAAGAAGGAAACAATTTCAAAAAGTGCCCCGCCCCACTGGACGATCACCTCGGAAGCGGTGAAGAAGTGGCTCTGATTGACATAGAAGCAGATATTTTTGGCGACAGCGTCTGCGGACTTTATAATGCTAAAATCGGTCTGGCTGTTGGGCTAAAATTTAAAAAAGAACAGCTCCCCTGGATGGCGAATTGGCAACATTGGGGCAAAGGCGAATACGTTACCGGCCTCGAACCAAGTACGCATCCGCTGTCCGGCCAGGCAAAAGCGAGAGAGGATAAGACCTTGATTTTCATTGCGCCGGAGGAGACGAAGGTTTATGATTTGGAGTTGAATGTGATGACTGAGAAGGAAGCGATTGATGAGTTTGTGTTAAATGTAAATGTGGCCTAG
- a CDS encoding sugar phosphate isomerase/epimerase family protein encodes MPENNYPKLHNATWPGIVGKGSDEEPIISFDTMLEKTASAEVDGVRFDGVDLGLFDPHVGIYMNQDGGAERLAEKLSGLNLEVGSLVANVWAGSAMGTKEAKDTFVEQVRQACIFGKKLRDLGIRQGGVIRVDSAASPEVWSADPAANTKQIAETFRRACDVAADFGEKIAAEGEICWGGMHSWKAMLDTLKAVGRPNMGFQADMSHTFLYLLGYNAPDDRILPVDFQWGDRFALEEGLKKMTAELRPYTFDFHVAQNDGTVHGTGSHDKTGRHCLATDPNGKLDITKDAGYWLRDENGNVTKAFRHICWDGCMFPNEVMTNQQTWNDILAALVKVRQAHGWYQEDKVISPIV; translated from the coding sequence ATGCCAGAAAATAATTATCCTAAGCTTCACAATGCCACATGGCCTGGGATTGTGGGTAAAGGTTCTGATGAAGAGCCGATTATTTCTTTTGATACAATGCTCGAAAAAACCGCGTCTGCGGAAGTGGACGGAGTTCGTTTTGACGGCGTTGATCTGGGCCTTTTCGACCCGCATGTTGGTATTTATATGAACCAGGACGGCGGCGCGGAGCGCCTGGCTGAAAAGTTGAGCGGCCTGAACCTCGAAGTGGGGAGCCTTGTGGCCAATGTCTGGGCCGGTTCTGCGATGGGGACAAAGGAAGCGAAAGATACATTTGTGGAGCAGGTGCGCCAGGCTTGCATTTTTGGTAAAAAACTGCGTGACCTCGGCATCCGTCAGGGCGGCGTAATCCGCGTTGATTCAGCCGCTTCACCGGAAGTTTGGTCTGCTGATCCTGCTGCGAACACAAAGCAAATTGCTGAAACATTCCGACGCGCTTGTGATGTAGCGGCTGATTTTGGTGAAAAAATTGCCGCCGAAGGAGAAATTTGCTGGGGCGGGATGCATAGTTGGAAAGCCATGCTTGATACACTGAAAGCTGTTGGTCGCCCGAATATGGGTTTCCAGGCCGATATGTCGCATACATTCCTTTATTTATTGGGTTACAATGCACCTGACGATCGGATTTTGCCGGTTGATTTCCAGTGGGGCGACCGTTTTGCTTTGGAAGAAGGTTTGAAAAAAATGACTGCTGAATTGCGTCCCTACACATTCGATTTCCACGTTGCGCAAAACGACGGAACAGTTCATGGAACAGGTTCACACGACAAAACCGGCCGTCACTGCCTGGCGACAGATCCCAATGGAAAGCTGGACATTACAAAAGATGCAGGATATTGGCTACGCGACGAAAATGGCAATGTTACCAAGGCATTCCGTCACATTTGCTGGGACGGCTGCATGTTCCCGAACGAGGTGATGACCAATCAGCAGACCTGGAATGACATTCTCGCGGCGCTAGTAAAAGTGCGTCAGGCGCATGGCTGGTATCAGGAAGATAAAGTTATTTCTCCCATCGTTTAA
- a CDS encoding Gfo/Idh/MocA family protein: protein MSNKKEIRIALIGTGLMGRTHSNGYKRIGDFFPELEYRPVLKAVCSRNEEKVRAFAEQWGYESIETDWRKIIERDDIDAIDICTPNDTHAEIAIAAAAAGKMILCEKPLARTLEEAKTMVDAIEKAGVQNTVWYNYRRVPAVTLAKQIVDSGKLGRIFHYRANFLQDWTINPDVPQGGAATWRLDVDAAGSGVTGDLLAHCIDTAMWINGGIKDVSAVTETFIKERVHSASGEVKKVGIDDACIFHCHFDNGSLGLFESTRYARGHKALYTFEINGEHASIRWDLHDLNRLEFFDHNDESIVRGWRSILVTDADQPYMKRWWIPGTSIGYEHSFIHQAADFFESLQTGEPCRPTFKDAYETQKVCEAVLDSAASKSWKDTNVTWEG from the coding sequence ATGTCAAATAAAAAAGAAATCAGGATTGCGTTGATCGGAACCGGATTAATGGGCCGGACGCATTCCAATGGATATAAAAGAATAGGCGACTTCTTCCCTGAGCTGGAATATCGTCCCGTTTTAAAGGCAGTTTGCTCGCGTAACGAAGAAAAAGTGCGTGCATTTGCCGAGCAGTGGGGTTACGAATCCATTGAAACCGATTGGCGGAAAATCATCGAGCGCGATGACATTGATGCAATAGATATTTGTACACCCAATGATACGCATGCCGAAATAGCGATTGCAGCAGCTGCGGCAGGTAAAATGATCCTATGCGAAAAGCCATTGGCAAGAACACTGGAAGAAGCCAAAACCATGGTGGATGCCATTGAAAAAGCAGGCGTTCAGAACACGGTTTGGTATAACTATCGTCGTGTGCCTGCGGTAACATTGGCGAAACAAATCGTTGATTCCGGCAAGCTGGGTCGTATTTTCCATTATCGCGCCAATTTCCTGCAGGACTGGACAATCAACCCGGATGTTCCGCAAGGAGGCGCTGCGACGTGGCGACTTGATGTAGACGCAGCTGGATCTGGCGTAACGGGCGATTTGCTTGCACATTGCATCGACACAGCGATGTGGATCAATGGTGGGATTAAGGACGTTTCGGCTGTTACTGAAACATTTATCAAAGAACGCGTGCATTCAGCCAGCGGCGAGGTGAAAAAAGTCGGCATTGATGACGCCTGTATTTTCCACTGCCACTTCGATAATGGTTCACTAGGTCTCTTTGAATCAACGCGTTACGCACGTGGCCATAAGGCGCTTTATACATTTGAAATCAACGGCGAGCACGCTTCCATCCGTTGGGACTTGCACGATTTGAACCGTCTGGAATTCTTTGATCATAACGACGAATCCATCGTTCGCGGTTGGAGATCAATTCTGGTAACCGACGCCGACCAGCCTTACATGAAGCGTTGGTGGATTCCAGGCACGAGCATTGGTTACGAACATTCGTTCATCCACCAGGCGGCCGACTTTTTTGAAAGCCTGCAAACCGGCGAGCCTTGCCGCCCAACTTTCAAGGATGCTTACGAAACCCAGAAAGTATGCGAAGCAGTGCTTGATTCGGCAGCATCTAAAAGCTGGAAAGACACTAATGTGACTTGGGAAGGCTGA
- a CDS encoding sugar ABC transporter ATP-binding protein, which translates to MIESILKVSNLSKSFSGVQALENIQFELKRGEVHALMGENGAGKSTFMKILIGLLAPDSGEIVFEGQNLKNSKVSDTLKKGISMIHQEILIIPELTVAQNIFLGREREISARKGWTSGWLNDAAIDKKAASLLEEMGVNIEPKAKMKHLSVAQMQMVEIAKAISNDAKVIIMDEPTSAISDKEVDTLFKIIKDLKAKGVSIIYISHKMDEIFQISDTITVLRDGKCIATKSAADLDKQSLISMMVGREIEHMFPESNREKGELVLSVKGLRKKGRFADISFNVHAGEILGFAGLMGAGRTEIARVIYGLDKQDSGEISIRNKSVINKTPRQAIENGIGYVSEDRKGLGFIPGMSVKDNTTLASMRHHKKGIFINGLTEKASTEQMIADLRIKTADMHQKVTYLSGGNQQKVVIGKVLLAAPEIIILDEPTRGVDVGAKFEIYKLIRSLADKGIAIIMISSELPEILGMSDRIMVISKGKQTAILSREEATQELIMKYAVA; encoded by the coding sequence ATGATTGAATCAATCCTCAAAGTTTCAAATCTCTCAAAGTCATTTTCCGGTGTGCAAGCACTGGAAAATATTCAATTTGAGCTGAAAAGAGGAGAAGTGCATGCCTTAATGGGGGAAAACGGAGCGGGCAAGTCTACTTTCATGAAAATCCTGATCGGCTTGCTTGCGCCGGATTCAGGAGAAATTGTTTTTGAAGGACAAAATTTAAAGAACAGCAAAGTCAGCGACACCTTGAAAAAGGGCATTTCAATGATCCACCAGGAAATCCTGATCATTCCTGAACTGACTGTGGCGCAAAATATTTTTTTGGGGCGAGAAAGGGAAATTTCTGCAAGAAAAGGCTGGACTTCCGGTTGGTTGAATGACGCTGCTATTGATAAAAAAGCGGCGAGCCTTCTGGAAGAAATGGGCGTCAACATTGAACCAAAGGCCAAAATGAAACATTTGAGTGTTGCTCAGATGCAAATGGTTGAAATAGCGAAAGCGATTTCAAATGATGCAAAAGTGATCATTATGGACGAGCCAACTTCCGCCATTTCCGACAAGGAAGTTGATACACTTTTCAAAATCATCAAAGACTTGAAAGCAAAGGGAGTAAGCATTATTTACATCTCTCACAAAATGGACGAGATATTCCAGATTTCGGACACCATAACCGTCTTGCGGGACGGGAAATGCATTGCCACCAAAAGCGCCGCAGACCTTGATAAGCAATCGTTAATATCCATGATGGTCGGTAGGGAAATTGAACATATGTTTCCTGAATCAAATCGTGAAAAAGGGGAGCTGGTGCTTTCAGTGAAGGGTTTACGTAAAAAAGGCCGGTTTGCAGACATTAGTTTCAACGTGCACGCCGGAGAAATCCTTGGTTTTGCAGGATTAATGGGTGCCGGACGAACCGAAATTGCGCGGGTGATTTATGGTTTGGATAAGCAGGACAGCGGCGAAATCAGCATTAGAAATAAATCTGTAATCAATAAAACACCCCGGCAGGCCATTGAAAACGGCATTGGCTATGTGAGTGAAGATCGCAAGGGTTTGGGCTTTATTCCTGGCATGTCGGTGAAGGATAACACCACATTGGCCAGCATGAGGCATCATAAAAAGGGGATTTTTATAAATGGGTTAACCGAAAAAGCCTCCACGGAGCAAATGATTGCAGACCTGCGTATCAAAACTGCCGATATGCACCAGAAAGTCACATATCTGAGCGGGGGCAATCAGCAAAAAGTAGTCATAGGAAAAGTGCTGCTCGCAGCGCCCGAAATCATCATTCTCGACGAGCCGACAAGAGGCGTAGATGTGGGAGCGAAATTTGAAATATATAAACTCATCCGCAGCCTTGCAGACAAAGGAATCGCCATCATTATGATCTCTTCCGAATTGCCTGAGATACTTGGAATGAGTGACCGGATTATGGTTATATCAAAAGGAAAACAAACGGCGATCCTTTCCAGAGAAGAAGCAACGCAGGAATTAATTATGAAATACGCGGTTGCTTAA
- a CDS encoding ABC transporter permease, translating to MNNSSSRFKALNQYGIFLAFALICIALALSTPRFFTVPNLMIIGTQVSINALLAFGVTFVIITGGIDLSLGSMVAVAGVTAAMFAHPDTYPLLVPLLTGLAAGVLFGAFNGFVIIKSKVPPFIVTLGTMTIGRGLALILSKGRPVSNLSDTFNFIGGGNVFGIPFPIIILIIAFIVCSVILNKTVLGRYMYAVGGNEQAARASGINVSNVKMWVYTLCGLLSAVGGILLTSRITTGQPNAGAGFELDAIAAAIIGGTSTSGGTGTMTGTLIGALLIGVISNSLDLLNVTSYYQQVVMGIIIIGAVVLDSMGKKDH from the coding sequence ATGAATAATTCTTCCTCCCGATTCAAGGCACTTAATCAATACGGTATTTTCCTCGCTTTTGCATTGATATGCATTGCACTAGCATTGAGCACCCCTAGGTTTTTTACGGTTCCGAACCTGATGATCATTGGCACGCAGGTTTCCATTAATGCGTTGCTGGCATTTGGCGTCACTTTTGTCATTATCACCGGCGGAATTGATCTTTCGCTTGGTTCCATGGTTGCCGTTGCGGGTGTTACAGCCGCCATGTTTGCGCATCCGGATACTTATCCGCTGCTGGTGCCGTTGCTGACGGGTTTAGCGGCTGGCGTGCTCTTCGGTGCTTTCAACGGGTTTGTAATCATCAAAAGTAAAGTGCCGCCGTTCATTGTAACACTCGGAACTATGACCATCGGTCGCGGGCTTGCATTGATTTTAAGTAAAGGCAGACCAGTTTCCAATTTGTCAGACACTTTCAATTTTATTGGTGGCGGCAATGTTTTTGGAATTCCTTTTCCCATCATTATTCTCATTATCGCATTCATTGTTTGTTCTGTTATTCTAAATAAAACCGTCCTTGGTCGCTACATGTACGCGGTGGGCGGTAACGAGCAGGCCGCGCGGGCATCCGGAATCAATGTGAGTAATGTAAAAATGTGGGTATATACGCTTTGTGGACTGCTTTCTGCTGTTGGCGGAATATTGCTCACTTCCAGAATCACAACCGGTCAGCCCAACGCCGGCGCAGGCTTTGAGTTGGACGCCATTGCCGCTGCAATCATCGGCGGCACCAGCACATCCGGCGGCACCGGCACCATGACCGGAACGTTGATCGGCGCATTGCTTATTGGTGTGATCAGCAATAGTCTGGATCTGCTGAATGTGACTTCGTATTATCAGCAGGTTGTGATGGGCATTATCATTATTGGGGCGGTTGTGCTGGACAGCATGGGTAAAAAAGATCATTAG
- a CDS encoding sugar ABC transporter substrate-binding protein translates to MKYFLLTALTLAIAGCNQSQKSEGGDDGSGKKLVVGATMLSMQNEFIVNVSDEMNAKAKELGIELITVDAERSALKQVEQVESFIAQGVDAIIMNPCEVEASSPAVKLAMDANIPIINVNSETSAKPTAFVGSDDTESARIAMEYLAEKLGGKGNVLIMHGFMGQAAQIKRDNGAKEILKANPGMQLLAEQTGEWDRAKAMSLMENWIQSYGAKINAVFAHNDEMGMGAVKALEAAGLKDRVIVVSVDAIPDALQSVKKGTLNATIFQNAQEQGGKAIETAVKAAKKEKFEKQVLIPFQLVTKENVGEYLK, encoded by the coding sequence ATGAAATATTTCCTACTGACCGCATTAACGTTGGCCATTGCAGGCTGCAACCAATCTCAAAAAAGCGAAGGCGGGGATGACGGATCGGGTAAAAAGCTGGTCGTAGGCGCCACCATGCTGAGTATGCAAAATGAATTCATTGTTAATGTCAGCGATGAAATGAATGCCAAGGCAAAGGAATTAGGCATTGAACTCATCACCGTGGACGCCGAGCGCTCTGCTTTAAAGCAGGTGGAGCAAGTCGAAAGCTTCATTGCGCAAGGCGTGGATGCCATTATCATGAACCCGTGCGAAGTTGAAGCAAGTTCGCCTGCGGTCAAGCTGGCAATGGATGCCAACATTCCAATCATCAATGTCAACTCCGAGACTTCCGCAAAACCAACTGCATTCGTAGGTTCTGATGATACGGAGTCTGCCCGGATTGCGATGGAATATCTGGCTGAAAAACTGGGCGGCAAAGGAAATGTGCTCATCATGCACGGATTTATGGGCCAGGCTGCACAAATCAAGCGGGACAATGGAGCAAAGGAAATCCTGAAAGCCAATCCAGGCATGCAGCTCCTTGCCGAGCAAACCGGTGAATGGGACCGGGCAAAAGCCATGTCATTAATGGAAAACTGGATCCAGTCCTACGGTGCAAAAATCAACGCCGTCTTCGCACACAATGACGAAATGGGCATGGGAGCAGTTAAAGCGCTTGAAGCCGCAGGATTGAAAGACAGGGTGATAGTAGTAAGCGTAGACGCCATCCCGGACGCATTGCAATCTGTTAAAAAAGGAACCCTAAACGCTACAATTTTCCAGAATGCACAGGAACAAGGCGGTAAGGCGATAGAAACCGCGGTTAAGGCTGCTAAGAAAGAGAAGTTTGAAAAGCAGGTTTTGATTCCTTTTCAGCTGGTGACCAAGGAGAATGTGGGGGAGTATTTGAAGTGA
- a CDS encoding DUF6934 family protein yields MKTEYYDYKASENCLLFDFESVSEFKSIRKLIIYTPSDKVSNMYNLALCDILSNGESCDRNISNNLDMGKVIATVVNSMITFCKAYPNSSIYITGSTPARTRLYNIIISKELLEARRIFEIYGLKEMKRELFIPNRKYDAFLFTYLNDKIK; encoded by the coding sequence ATGAAAACAGAATATTACGACTATAAAGCAAGTGAAAATTGTTTACTGTTTGATTTTGAAAGTGTTAGCGAATTTAAGTCTATCCGAAAACTCATTATTTATACGCCCAGTGACAAAGTATCTAATATGTATAACTTAGCCTTATGCGATATTTTAAGCAACGGAGAAAGCTGCGATCGAAATATTAGCAATAATCTTGACATGGGAAAAGTCATTGCCACCGTCGTAAACAGCATGATCACATTCTGTAAAGCGTATCCAAATTCATCCATTTACATTACCGGAAGCACACCTGCCAGAACGCGACTTTACAATATTATTATAAGCAAAGAACTTTTAGAAGCGAGAAGAATTTTCGAAATTTATGGCTTGAAAGAAATGAAACGAGAGCTTTTCATTCCAAATCGAAAATACGATGCATTTTTATTCACATACTTAAACGACAAAATCAAATGA
- a CDS encoding Gfo/Idh/MocA family protein, whose translation MNSFNINRRSFIHGATAALALSTFGARGMDLINPAKTLRVGLIGTGWYGKSDLFRLIQVAPVEVLALCDVDKNQLNEAGKLVSQRQKSGKTPKLYGDYQKMLAENEMDIVLIGTPDHWHALQMIDAVKAGAHVYVQKPISVDVMEGEAMVAAARKYNKVVQVGTQRKSTPHLIDAKKNIVDAGLLGKISHVEMCCYFHMRNNGNPPVEAVPDFLDYEKWTGPAPLRPYDGLPHVRWWRTFMEYGNGVTGDMCVHMLDTVRWMLKLGWPKKISSTGGIYVQKEGKSNISDTQSAIFEYDELNCVWQHRTWGTPNNPDYPWSFTLYGEKGTLWASTMAYDFIPQGKGEKIHKDVVFEKEKYPEDVTEKAIELNAAPATRLHMLDFLSAIDNSSKPVADIEEGHISTASCILANLSMKTGRPIVYDPVKRKIVGDREANALLARPYRDPYKHPDYKKV comes from the coding sequence ATGAACAGTTTCAATATCAATCGCCGGAGTTTTATACATGGCGCTACGGCGGCACTTGCGCTTTCTACATTCGGGGCGAGGGGGATGGACCTTATCAATCCTGCAAAAACGCTCCGCGTAGGGCTTATTGGCACCGGATGGTATGGTAAAAGTGATTTGTTCAGATTGATACAAGTGGCTCCGGTTGAAGTGCTTGCGCTTTGTGATGTTGATAAAAATCAGTTGAATGAGGCAGGGAAGCTAGTCAGTCAGCGCCAGAAGTCGGGTAAGACGCCGAAGCTTTATGGCGACTATCAAAAAATGCTGGCGGAGAATGAAATGGACATTGTCCTCATCGGCACGCCGGATCATTGGCACGCATTGCAAATGATTGATGCGGTGAAAGCGGGTGCGCATGTGTATGTGCAGAAGCCGATCAGCGTGGATGTTATGGAAGGGGAGGCCATGGTGGCCGCTGCCCGCAAATACAACAAAGTCGTTCAGGTAGGAACGCAGCGCAAAAGCACACCGCATTTGATCGATGCGAAAAAGAACATTGTCGATGCTGGCTTGCTGGGCAAAATTTCGCATGTCGAAATGTGCTGCTATTTTCATATGCGCAACAATGGTAATCCGCCTGTTGAAGCAGTTCCTGATTTTTTGGATTATGAAAAATGGACCGGACCTGCGCCATTACGTCCTTACGACGGGCTGCCGCACGTTCGCTGGTGGCGCACTTTCATGGAATATGGAAATGGTGTAACGGGCGATATGTGCGTGCATATGTTGGACACCGTGCGCTGGATGCTGAAATTGGGTTGGCCGAAAAAGATCAGTTCAACAGGCGGGATTTACGTTCAGAAGGAAGGTAAATCCAATATTTCAGATACACAATCTGCTATTTTTGAATATGATGAACTGAATTGCGTTTGGCAGCACCGCACCTGGGGAACGCCTAACAATCCTGATTACCCCTGGTCATTTACGCTTTACGGAGAAAAGGGAACGCTCTGGGCAAGCACAATGGCTTATGACTTTATTCCGCAAGGAAAAGGCGAAAAAATCCATAAAGATGTGGTTTTTGAAAAAGAAAAATATCCGGAAGATGTGACGGAAAAAGCGATTGAGCTTAATGCGGCACCGGCAACCCGACTGCATATGCTCGACTTTTTAAGTGCGATCGATAACAGCAGCAAGCCTGTTGCCGACATTGAGGAAGGTCACATATCCACAGCAAGCTGCATTCTTGCAAATCTTTCCATGAAAACAGGGCGACCCATTGTTTATGACCCGGTAAAACGCAAAATTGTGGGTGATAGAGAGGCAAATGCGCTTTTGGCCCGCCCATATCGAGATCCCTACAAACATCCGGATTACAAGAAAGTTTAG